TTGTTCGTCGCGACTACGTTGAGGCATAAGCAAAATGAAAAACGCTGAAATCCGCGCCCTTTCGATCGAGGATCTGAAAGAGCAAATCAACAAGGAGCAGTCGAACGCACAAACTTTGCGTTTCGCACACGCTATTTCACCGCTCGAAAACCCGACCCGCATCAAGCATGGCCGTCGGAACATCGCACGCTTGCTCACTGAGCTGAAGCGCCGCGAGCAGGAGCAAAACTCGTAGTCCCCGCTGATAAACAATGGCAAACAACGCAGAACAGCAGGGCGCCGCTACGGTAGAGCGTAACCTGCGCAAAGAGCGTATCGGCCGCGTGGTAAGCAACAAGATGGATAAAACCATCACTGTTGTGGTCGAAAGCAAAATGAAGCACCCGATTTACGGCAAATTCGTGTCGAAATCGACCAAATTCGTCGCCCACGACGAAAATAACGAGTGTGGCGAAGGAGATACGGTGCGCATCATGGAAACCCGCCCGCTGAGCAAGCGCAAGCGGTGGCGTTTGGTAGAAATCGTAGAGCGAGCCAAGTAAGATGATCCAGCAAGAATCCCGTCTGACGGTAGCCGACAACAGCGGCGCCAAGGAAGTACTTTGCATCCGTGTCCTTGGCGGCACAGGTAAAAAGTATGCTACGGTAGGTGACAAGATCGTCGTGGCTATCAAATCGGCCATTCCTTCAGGTAATGCTAAGAAGGGTGCCGTGTCGAAAGCCGTGGTAGTTCGCACGAAGAAAGAAATTCGTCGCAAAGACGGTTCGTACATTCGCTTCGACGATAACGCCGCCGTTTTGCTAAATAACAACGACGAGCCTCGCGGCACGCGTATCTTCGGTCCTGTGGCCCGCGAACTGCGCGAAAAGCAGTTTATGAAGATCGTTTCGCTGGCTCCTGAAGTTCTCTAAGCTAATGGCACTGAAAACCAAAGAAGCAAAGCCCGCGAAGCTGCACGTGAAAACTGGTGATACCGTTCTGGTAATCGCCGGCGACGAGCGCGGCAAGACTGGCGTCATCAAATCGGTGAACCGCCAGACTCAGCGCATCATCATCGAAGGCCTGAACCTGGTGACCAAGCACTCGAAGCCGAGCGCTAAGAATCCTCAGGGAGGTATCTCGAAGATCGAAGCACCGATTCACGTCAGCAATGTCAAACTTGTTAGCACGGCTAACGCCTAATCAAGTCCACGACAATGGCTCGACTAAAAGAGATTTATAATAAGGAGATTCGCCAGCAACTGCAGGAGAAATTCCAGTTTAAGAGCACCATGCAGGTGCCGCGCATTACTAAGATCTGCATCAACCGCGGTATTGGTAAAGCGGTAGCTGATAAAAAGCTCGTTGACAACGGCGTAGAAGAGCTGACGACTATAACTGGTCAGAAAGCTGTTCCGACCATCGCTAAGCGTTCGGTATCGAACTTTAAGCTGCGCGAAGGTATGCCGATCGGTGCCCGCGTTACTTTGCGCGGTGAGCAGATGTACGAGTTCCTCGACCGTCTGCTGACGATAGCTCTGCCCCGCGTACGCGACTTCAAGGGCATCAGCGATAAAGGCTTTGATGGGCGTGGTAATTACACGCTGGGCATCAAAGAGCAAATCATCTTCCCGGAAATTTCGATCGATAAGATTAAGGAAATCTCCGGTATGGATATCACCTTCGTGACGACGGCTGAGAACGACGAGCAGAGCTACGAATTGCTCCGCGCCTTCGGTATGCCGTTCGCCAACGCCAAGAAATAAGCTGACTCATGGCTAAAGAATCCATCAAAGCAAGAGAGCGGAAGCGCGAAGCCCTGGTAGCTCGTTTCGCTGAAAAGCGTAAAGCTCTGAAGGCTGCTGGCGACTACGAAGCGCTGGACAAACTACCCCGCAACGCTTCGCCCGTACGTCTGCACAACCGCTGCAAACTAACCGGTCGTCCGCGTGGCTACATGCGCAAGTTTGGCATCAGCCGCGTAACGTTCCGGGAAATGGCTTCGGCCGGCAAAATTCCCGGCGTAACAAAAGCCAGCTGGTAGTTCACTACCGCAAGCAACGCTAAGCAAAACTGCTCAGCTGGAACTCTCTCGGGAGTTTTGGCTGAGCAGTTTTGCTTAGCGTTGCTTGCGGTAAGTCGGCACTTATGTTGCGTACATCCTTTAACTGCGTCTCCTACGTGTCGTATGGGTTGATTTATAAGAAAGCTTTGTACCTCGTTAAGGCAAACATTCAAGGCGCATCACATATAATGAATGTATGAATTTGAAAGTCAGGCTGAGCAGTTTCTGAACTATATCTGGAGGATCCGAGTTTCCGCACCTAGCTTGTTTAGGAATACTTAATAATGTCGAGCATAAGCGTGCTCCAGTTAAGTTTGCCTTGTCAGCTTTCGGCTTGGTCGTTGGGTTGTAAGTACTATCGATATTGTAACAACAAATAACTTTCATTTTACAAAGGCCCAAAGGCTACACAGAGCTTTAGGCGGACATAGTTTTTGGGGAAGTCGTGTTGGCAACTCTTCCTATGAAGAAGAGACCTAGGCTGGTAATTAGTTTGATTAGAAGTTGCCTTGCTTGATTTCACTAGAACTTTGTACCAATTAAGCACTTACGTCTATTGCTTTTGTATTGAGCATAAGTGTATCTTTGCAGCCCTAACGCTCTAGGGCAGTGGAGGACGCTCCACACATTTGGCAGGTTGCCACAAGAAACCATTGGCTGCGGCAGGAATGCTGTGGATGCCAAGTAGTCTTAACCGAGGATTTCGCCGTCATAGGTAGACTATACTATGGCTGCGAAATTTTCCTACCTTTGCGGCTCCCTTAACCACGGGGTGCCCTTCTAAACATCCAAATGAACACAGATCCGATTGCCGACTACCTGACCCGGGTACGCAACGCCATCAAGGCCAACCACCGGGTAGTTGAGATTCCGGCCAACAAAATCAAAAAGGAAATCACGAAAGTACTCTACGAGAAAGGGTACATTCAGAGCTACCGTTTTGATGACTCGGCAGTACAGGGCACGATCAAAATCGCGCTGAAGTACCACCCCGTGACGAAGAAGCCCGCCATCCAGAAGCTGGAGCGGATTAGCACCCCGGGCCTGCGCACGTACGCCCACGTTGAAAACCTGCCGCGCGTGCTGAGCGGTCTGGGCATTGCCATCCTGTCGACCTCGAAAGGGGTAATGACGGAGAAGGAAGCTCGCACCCAGAACGTAGGCGGCGAGGTGCTGTGCTACGTGTACTAAGCTCAACGCAGCAGTAAACTCCCGACAATATGTCCCGCATTGGTAAACTCCCGATCAGCCTGCCCTCGGGCGTGCAGGTATCGGTTGATAACGACAACACCATCACGGTTAAGGGCCCCAAAGGGGAACTGAAAACCGCTGTCGACCGCGACATCACGGTACGCTCCGAAGATAACACCGTAGTCGTAGAACGTCCTACCGAGCAAAAGCGTCACAAGGCCATGCACGGCCTCTACCGCGCCCTGCTCAACAACATGGTAACCGGTGTGAGCACCGGCTACACGCACCAGCTGGAACTGGTGGGCGTAGGTTTCAAGGCTACCGCTACCGGCTCGACGCTGGAGTTGGCCCTGGGATACTCGCACAACATCTTCCTGGCGCTGCCGAAAGAAGTAACCGCCACGGCCGTTACCGAAAAAGGTAAGAACCCGATCATCACCCTGACCAGCATCGACAAGGAACTCATCGGCCAAGTAGCCGCTAAGATCCGTTCGCTGCGCAAGGTTGAGCCCTACAAAGGCAAAGGTGTGCGCTTCGTTGGTGAGCAGATTCGTCGTAAGGCTGGTAAGACTGCCTCGAAATAACCGAGCATCATGGCTTTTAATAAAACTGAGAGAAGACTCCGGATCAAGCGCCATATCCGCACGAAAGTGTCGGGTACCGCTGAGCGCCCCCGCCTGTCGGTGTTCCGCAGCAACAAGGGCATCTATGCCCAGATTATCGACGACACGGCTGGCCGTACGCTGGTAGCTGCTTCGTCGAAGAACGTGACGGCTGGCGACTCGCCGGTAGCTACGGCTGCTGCCGTAGGCAAAGAGCTGGCCACGCGGGCCACGGCTGCCGGCATCACGTCGGTAGTATTCGACCGCTCGGGTTACCTCTACCACGGTCGTGTTAAATCATTGGCAGAAGGTGCCCGCGAAGGCGGCCTGAATTTCTAAGCAGCTATGCGCGAGCAAAATAAACCCACGGCGAAGACCACGGAGTCGGACCTAAAGGAAAAAGTAGTTGCCATCAACCGCGTAGCGAAGGTGGTAAAAGGTGGTCGTCGCTTTAGCTTCTCGGCCATCGTAGTAGTAGGTGACGGCGCTGGTACGGTAGGCTACGGCCTAGGCAAAGCCAACGAAGTTACGGACGCCATTGCTAAAGCCATTGACGATGCCAAGAAGAACCTGGTGAAGGTGCCGCTGTACAAGCACACTGTTCCTCACGTGATGGAAGGCAAGTACTCTGGTGGCTACGTGCTGGTTCAGCCAGCTGCTGCTGGTACGGGCGTAATTGCCGGTGGTGCTATGCGTGCCGTGTTCGAAAGCGCCGGCATTAAAGACGTATTAGCTAAATCGAAAGGTTCGTCAAACCCCCACAACGTGGTTAAGGCTACTTTCGATGCCCTAAACAAGATGCGCGACCCGATGCAGATTGCACAGCAGCGCGGCATCTCTCTCGCCAAAGTATTCAACGGCTAAGCGACGATGGCACGGATCCAAATCAAGCAAGTGCGCAGCATTATTGACCGCCCTGAGCGTCAGAAGCGCACCATGCAGGCCCTTGGCCTGAACAAGATCGGCGCAGTACGTGAGGTTGAAAATACCCCTGCTATTGCCGGCATGGTAGCCAAAGTTGGCCACCTGATTGAAGTAACCGAACTGTAGACCTTACCTACATCATGAATCTCAGCAATCTTAAGCCCGCTGAAGGCTCGGTACGCAATAACAAGCGTCTGGGCCGTGGTGAAGGCTCGACCCGTGGCGGTACTTCGACGCGTGGCCACAAGGGCGCCAAGTCGCGTTCGGGCTTCTCTAAGAAGATCGGCTTCGAAGGCGGCCAAATGCCCCTGCAGCGCCGTGTACCGAAGTTTGGCTTCAAGAACATCAACCGCGTAGAGTATAAGGGCATCAACCTTGATGTACTCCAGGCACTGAACGAGAAATCGTCGGCAGCTACGATGGATGTTGCTTACTTCGTTCAACACGGTCTGGTGTCGAAAAACGCCAAGATCAAAGTTCTCGGCCGTGGCGAATTGACCGCTGCTGTAGAAGTACACGCTCATGCTTTCTCCCAATCGGCTATTGAAGCCATTGAGAAGGCAGGTGGCAAAGCTGTGACCCTGTAAGTTCAAGCACGCCGGCGATGAACAAGTTTATCACGACGATTAAGAACATTTTTGCGATTGAGGATCTGCGTACGCGGATTCTCAATACGCTTTTTTTCATCGCCATTTACCGGCTGGGTTCTTACGTTGTGCTGCCGGGCGTTGATCCGTCCCGTCTCGACAATAAGTCGGGCGGGATTTTCGGCATACTCGATACCCTGCTTGGTGGTGCGTTCAGTCACGCATCGATCTTCGCTTTGGGGATCATGCCTTATATCTCTGCTTCGATCGTATTGCAACTGCTAACAATTGCAGTGCCTTACTTTCAGAAATTGCAGAAGGAGGGAGAGTCTGGACGCAAAAAGATCAACCAATACACGCGCTTGCTCACAATTCCTATTGTGATGGCACAGTCTATTGGCTTTATCGCCACCATCAATCAGGATGCGCTCGTCAATCCGGGAATGTTCTTCACGGTTTCGACGATGATAATTCTCACCGCTGGCACACTCTTTTGTATGTGGCTCGGTGAAAAAATCACTGATAAAGGAATTGGCAACGGTATTTCCATGATCATTATGATCGGTATCGTTTCCCGTTTTCCTGGCGCCATTCTGGGTGAGGCTGCAGCCAAGGGCATGCGCGGCTCATTGATTTTCCTGATTGAGCTTGCTGTCCTGTTCTTTGTTGTGATGGGTGTTATCATCCTAACGCAGGCAGTTCGGCGCATACCTGTTCAATATGCCAAGCAAGTAGGCGGTGTTAGCCAGCTCAATGCTCAACGCCAGTTCATTCCTCTCAAGGTGAATGCAGCGGGGGTAATGCCGATCATCTTTGCTCAATCATTGATGTTCATTCCTGCTATCGTTGCTTCAGCTTGGCAACAGGACAGCGAAACAGCGACGTACATCGGTCAAAAGTTTTCGGACTATACCTCCTGGCAGTACAATCTGGTGTTCGGAATTCTAATAGTTCTGTTCACTTATTTCTATACTGCCATCAGCGTAAATCCGAAACAAATAGCCGACGATTTGAAGCGTAGTGGCGGTTTTGTCCCGGGTGTGAAGCCAGGCGACGCTACCTCTGAATACATCGACGAGGTGTTAACGCACATTACTCTTCCTGGTGCGCTGGCATTGGCTCTGATAGCAATCTTTCCGGCTATTGCATTGCTGTTTGGAGTTACTCGCCCCTTCTCTGCTTTTTACGGTGGCACTTCTCTTATCATCATGGTAGGTGTTGTGCTTGATACCATGAATCAGATAGAAAGCTATTTGCTCATGCGTCACTATGATGGTATGATGAAGACTGGCAAGCTGAAAGGTCGCACGCAAAACATTGCGTTGGCTTCCTAAGCATGATACTCTACAAGACCGAAGAGGAAATTGAAATGATTCGAGCCAGCGCTGATGTGCTGGCTCGAACTCATGGAGAAATTGCGGGCATGATCCGCGAAGGAATTACTACGCGCGAACTTGACCGTCGCGCCGAAGAGTTCATTCGGGACCATGGCGCGCTACCTTCATTTAAGGGGTACAATGACTTCCCGTTTAGCTTGTGCATCTCGCCGAACTCGGTGGTGGTGCACGGCTTTCCTGGCGACCATGTGCTCAAAAGTGGCGATGTTATCTCGGTAGACTGTGGCGTAAAGCTTAACGGTTATCATAGTGACAGCGCTTACACCTACCCGGTAGGGGAGGTTAAACCGGAAGTAACGGCTCTGCTCGAAGCCACCAAGCAATCATTGTATGAGGGCATAGAGCAGGCAGTAGCTGGCAACCGAATGGGTGATGTTGGCTACGCTATCCAGAACTACGTTGAAAAGCGCGGCTTTTCGGTGGTAAGGGAACTTGTAGGACACGGCATTGGTAAGAGCCTGCACGAGCGTCCGGAAGTCCCTAACTACGGCAAACGTGGGGCTGGCCTGAAACTGCAGAGCGGCCTGGTTATCGCGATTGAACCAATGGTGAATCTAGGAACCAAGTTTGTGGTGCAGGAAAAGGACGGCTGGACAATCCGGACCAAAGACCGGCAACCCTCGGCGCACTTCGAGCATACCGTGGTGGTTCGCCAAAACAAAGCG
The sequence above is drawn from the Hymenobacter sp. YIM 151858-1 genome and encodes:
- the rpmC gene encoding 50S ribosomal protein L29; protein product: MKNAEIRALSIEDLKEQINKEQSNAQTLRFAHAISPLENPTRIKHGRRNIARLLTELKRREQEQNS
- the rpsQ gene encoding 30S ribosomal protein S17, which codes for MANNAEQQGAATVERNLRKERIGRVVSNKMDKTITVVVESKMKHPIYGKFVSKSTKFVAHDENNECGEGDTVRIMETRPLSKRKRWRLVEIVERAK
- the rplN gene encoding 50S ribosomal protein L14, with the protein product MIQQESRLTVADNSGAKEVLCIRVLGGTGKKYATVGDKIVVAIKSAIPSGNAKKGAVSKAVVVRTKKEIRRKDGSYIRFDDNAAVLLNNNDEPRGTRIFGPVARELREKQFMKIVSLAPEVL
- the rplE gene encoding 50S ribosomal protein L5 → MARLKEIYNKEIRQQLQEKFQFKSTMQVPRITKICINRGIGKAVADKKLVDNGVEELTTITGQKAVPTIAKRSVSNFKLREGMPIGARVTLRGEQMYEFLDRLLTIALPRVRDFKGISDKGFDGRGNYTLGIKEQIIFPEISIDKIKEISGMDITFVTTAENDEQSYELLRAFGMPFANAKK
- the rpsN gene encoding 30S ribosomal protein S14, with protein sequence MAKESIKARERKREALVARFAEKRKALKAAGDYEALDKLPRNASPVRLHNRCKLTGRPRGYMRKFGISRVTFREMASAGKIPGVTKASW
- the rpsH gene encoding 30S ribosomal protein S8, which produces MNTDPIADYLTRVRNAIKANHRVVEIPANKIKKEITKVLYEKGYIQSYRFDDSAVQGTIKIALKYHPVTKKPAIQKLERISTPGLRTYAHVENLPRVLSGLGIAILSTSKGVMTEKEARTQNVGGEVLCYVY
- the rplF gene encoding 50S ribosomal protein L6, translated to MSRIGKLPISLPSGVQVSVDNDNTITVKGPKGELKTAVDRDITVRSEDNTVVVERPTEQKRHKAMHGLYRALLNNMVTGVSTGYTHQLELVGVGFKATATGSTLELALGYSHNIFLALPKEVTATAVTEKGKNPIITLTSIDKELIGQVAAKIRSLRKVEPYKGKGVRFVGEQIRRKAGKTASK
- the rplR gene encoding 50S ribosomal protein L18; protein product: MAFNKTERRLRIKRHIRTKVSGTAERPRLSVFRSNKGIYAQIIDDTAGRTLVAASSKNVTAGDSPVATAAAVGKELATRATAAGITSVVFDRSGYLYHGRVKSLAEGAREGGLNF
- the rpsE gene encoding 30S ribosomal protein S5: MREQNKPTAKTTESDLKEKVVAINRVAKVVKGGRRFSFSAIVVVGDGAGTVGYGLGKANEVTDAIAKAIDDAKKNLVKVPLYKHTVPHVMEGKYSGGYVLVQPAAAGTGVIAGGAMRAVFESAGIKDVLAKSKGSSNPHNVVKATFDALNKMRDPMQIAQQRGISLAKVFNG
- the rpmD gene encoding 50S ribosomal protein L30, with translation MARIQIKQVRSIIDRPERQKRTMQALGLNKIGAVREVENTPAIAGMVAKVGHLIEVTEL
- the rplO gene encoding 50S ribosomal protein L15, translated to MNLSNLKPAEGSVRNNKRLGRGEGSTRGGTSTRGHKGAKSRSGFSKKIGFEGGQMPLQRRVPKFGFKNINRVEYKGINLDVLQALNEKSSAATMDVAYFVQHGLVSKNAKIKVLGRGELTAAVEVHAHAFSQSAIEAIEKAGGKAVTL
- the secY gene encoding preprotein translocase subunit SecY — encoded protein: MNKFITTIKNIFAIEDLRTRILNTLFFIAIYRLGSYVVLPGVDPSRLDNKSGGIFGILDTLLGGAFSHASIFALGIMPYISASIVLQLLTIAVPYFQKLQKEGESGRKKINQYTRLLTIPIVMAQSIGFIATINQDALVNPGMFFTVSTMIILTAGTLFCMWLGEKITDKGIGNGISMIIMIGIVSRFPGAILGEAAAKGMRGSLIFLIELAVLFFVVMGVIILTQAVRRIPVQYAKQVGGVSQLNAQRQFIPLKVNAAGVMPIIFAQSLMFIPAIVASAWQQDSETATYIGQKFSDYTSWQYNLVFGILIVLFTYFYTAISVNPKQIADDLKRSGGFVPGVKPGDATSEYIDEVLTHITLPGALALALIAIFPAIALLFGVTRPFSAFYGGTSLIIMVGVVLDTMNQIESYLLMRHYDGMMKTGKLKGRTQNIALAS
- the map gene encoding type I methionyl aminopeptidase, producing the protein MILYKTEEEIEMIRASADVLARTHGEIAGMIREGITTRELDRRAEEFIRDHGALPSFKGYNDFPFSLCISPNSVVVHGFPGDHVLKSGDVISVDCGVKLNGYHSDSAYTYPVGEVKPEVTALLEATKQSLYEGIEQAVAGNRMGDVGYAIQNYVEKRGFSVVRELVGHGIGKSLHERPEVPNYGKRGAGLKLQSGLVIAIEPMVNLGTKFVVQEKDGWTIRTKDRQPSAHFEHTVVVRQNKAEILTSFAYIEKALQQTSQPYGQTIID